The Desmonostoc muscorum LEGE 12446 genome includes a region encoding these proteins:
- a CDS encoding threo-3-hydroxy-L-aspartate ammonia-lyase: MLKHNLVTITDVQAAQGRLLGIAHRTPVLTSRIVNDRTNSQVFFKCENFQRTGSFKFRGAYNALTQLSVAQKQTGVIAYSSGNHAQAIALAGQLLNIPTTIVMPDDAPAVKQTATRSYGAEVILYNRQTTNREELAQNLGSDRHLTLIPPYDHPHVVAGQGTAALELIQEVGELDLLLVCCGGGGLLSGSAIATKALLPDCKVIGTEPTLADDATRSFHSKTLQTVKNPNTIADGARTPSLGEITFPLVLHYVDDMVTVSEEAIVRTMFFMWERLKIVVEPTGVLAAAALLEAVVTAPQAKIGIIISGGNVDLAQVGKLFSRY, from the coding sequence ATGCTGAAGCATAACTTAGTTACAATAACTGATGTCCAAGCAGCACAAGGGCGACTTTTGGGAATTGCCCACCGTACACCCGTGCTGACTTCTAGAATTGTTAACGATCGCACTAATAGCCAAGTATTTTTTAAGTGCGAAAATTTTCAACGCACCGGTTCATTTAAATTTCGAGGTGCATACAACGCCTTAACGCAACTATCAGTAGCACAAAAACAAACAGGTGTTATCGCTTATTCATCGGGAAATCATGCCCAAGCGATCGCCTTAGCTGGACAATTACTCAATATTCCCACCACCATTGTCATGCCTGATGATGCACCGGCTGTCAAACAAACTGCCACTCGCAGTTATGGTGCAGAGGTAATTTTGTACAATCGTCAGACAACAAACCGGGAAGAATTAGCCCAAAATTTAGGAAGCGATCGCCATCTGACACTTATTCCGCCATACGATCATCCCCATGTAGTCGCAGGACAAGGTACAGCAGCTTTAGAACTGATTCAAGAAGTTGGTGAATTGGACTTGCTGTTAGTTTGTTGTGGTGGTGGTGGATTACTGTCCGGTAGTGCGATCGCCACCAAAGCACTTCTACCTGATTGTAAAGTAATCGGCACAGAACCAACACTTGCCGACGATGCCACCCGTTCCTTTCACAGCAAAACCCTGCAAACCGTCAAAAATCCCAATACCATAGCAGACGGTGCCCGGACTCCTAGCCTTGGTGAAATTACTTTCCCCCTAGTGCTGCATTACGTCGATGATATGGTAACCGTATCTGAAGAAGCGATTGTTCGCACCATGTTTTTCATGTGGGAACGCTTGAAAATCGTAGTCGAACCCACCGGAGTACTCGCCGCCGCCGCCTTACTCGAAGCTGTGGTAACAGCACCACAAGCAAAGATTGGTATCATCATCAGCGGTGGAAACGTAGATTTGGCGCAAGTTGGTAAATTGTTTTCTCGGTATTGA
- a CDS encoding amino acid permease, with the protein MKPVLKDSEQVTRLFSHVQFDGNKLNHQPGSVLGSTAMIAGTTVGAGILALPAVTLPSGILPSTFGLIAVWLYALVSGLLIAEVTLNTMRLEGRPSIGLLGIVEKNLGKVGALVASGAYLFMHYALLVAYITQGGEILGTAIAKLWNVHNSLPTWVGTTTFTLIFGGVMYLGREKFIEKLNTAFVAIVIVSFLGLLLLAGGQVKSSQLLIQNWSALGSAISVMCVAMFFQNIVPVVVTQLEGDVRKIRQSILIGSLIPLIMFLAWNAVILASVSPDMVHSTSGGKTVFDPLQILRAGGAGEWLGVLVSVFSEFAIVTSFIGFVYGLLDLFKDIFLITQGDISSRLPLYSLVLFPPMTLGTLNPSIFFTALDYTGTFSISVLGGIIPALMTWKQRQEQKNSNSINQPLIPGGKLTLMAMIVVALVLMLK; encoded by the coding sequence ATGAAGCCTGTTCTCAAGGATTCAGAGCAAGTAACTCGGTTGTTTTCTCACGTGCAATTTGATGGAAATAAACTCAATCATCAACCAGGTAGTGTATTAGGTAGTACAGCAATGATTGCGGGAACCACGGTTGGGGCTGGGATTCTCGCCCTACCAGCGGTCACCCTCCCATCAGGAATTTTACCATCGACATTTGGGTTGATTGCAGTTTGGCTGTACGCTTTAGTTTCAGGTTTGTTGATTGCAGAGGTGACTTTAAACACCATGCGTTTAGAAGGGCGTCCGAGTATAGGTCTGTTGGGAATTGTTGAAAAGAACCTGGGGAAGGTGGGAGCGCTAGTTGCTAGCGGTGCATATTTATTCATGCACTACGCTCTGTTGGTAGCATACATCACCCAAGGTGGAGAGATTTTAGGAACTGCGATCGCCAAACTCTGGAATGTACACAACTCATTACCTACGTGGGTGGGTACAACGACTTTCACGCTGATCTTTGGCGGTGTGATGTATCTTGGGCGAGAAAAGTTTATTGAGAAATTAAACACCGCCTTTGTGGCAATTGTCATTGTTTCCTTCTTGGGACTCTTATTGCTAGCAGGAGGACAAGTTAAGAGTAGCCAACTCTTAATTCAGAACTGGAGTGCCCTTGGTAGCGCAATTTCAGTTATGTGTGTAGCAATGTTTTTTCAAAACATAGTACCGGTGGTTGTGACGCAACTTGAAGGAGATGTCCGCAAAATTCGTCAGTCCATCTTGATTGGTTCCTTGATTCCCCTAATCATGTTCTTGGCGTGGAATGCTGTAATTTTGGCAAGCGTCAGTCCTGATATGGTACACAGCACATCTGGCGGCAAAACTGTTTTTGATCCACTACAAATTTTACGAGCCGGTGGTGCGGGAGAATGGTTAGGAGTGCTAGTATCAGTTTTTTCAGAGTTTGCGATCGTTACATCATTCATTGGATTTGTATACGGATTATTGGATTTGTTCAAAGATATTTTTCTCATTACACAGGGCGATATTTCTAGTCGCCTACCCCTCTATTCGCTGGTTCTTTTCCCTCCGATGACTCTCGGTACACTCAATCCCAGCATCTTTTTTACTGCCCTAGATTACACAGGAACATTCAGCATCTCAGTTCTAGGTGGAATCATCCCGGCGTTAATGACTTGGAAGCAACGTCAAGAACAAAAAAACTCTAATAGCATCAATCAACCACTCATTCCTGGTGGTAAACTGACACTCATGGCGATGATTGTAGTAGCATTAGTCCTGATGCTCAAATAA
- a CDS encoding RNA 2'-phosphotransferase — MSDSRLIKISKYLSKYLRHTPDAIGIELAPGGWVAVDQLLTACAKNKFPISRQELELVVESSDKQRFSFDSTGTLIRANQGHSVEIDLQLEPVVPPDQLYHGTGHKSVKSILETGLCKMSRHHVHLSRDIATAQNVGARHGKPVVFIVDAAAMHQAGYIFYCSDNGVWLVDNVPPEYLQKI; from the coding sequence ATGAGTGATTCTCGGCTCATCAAAATCAGCAAATATCTCAGCAAATATCTGCGACACACACCAGATGCAATTGGAATTGAACTTGCTCCCGGTGGTTGGGTTGCTGTTGATCAACTACTTACAGCTTGTGCTAAAAACAAGTTTCCAATTAGCCGTCAGGAATTAGAGTTAGTAGTAGAATCTAGCGATAAACAACGCTTTTCTTTTGACTCTACAGGTACTCTGATTCGTGCTAATCAAGGACATAGTGTAGAAATTGATTTACAATTGGAACCTGTTGTTCCTCCAGATCAGCTTTATCACGGTACGGGACACAAATCTGTAAAGTCAATTCTAGAAACAGGACTTTGCAAAATGTCGCGTCACCACGTTCATTTATCGAGGGATATTGCCACAGCCCAGAACGTGGGAGCAAGACATGGGAAACCAGTAGTTTTTATTGTAGATGCTGCCGCAATGCATCAGGCTGGTTACATCTTTTATTGTTCTGATAACGGTGTGTGGTTAGTGGATAATGTGCCACCTGAATATCTCCAAAAAATTTGA
- a CDS encoding GlsB/YeaQ/YmgE family stress response membrane protein — protein sequence MNIIAWIILGLIAGAIAKAIYPGRQGGGIVATMVLGIVGAVLGGILVTLLETGRFQLAAASLSIPGIIVAVIGAIIAIFIWNLVAGRTSY from the coding sequence CTGAACATTATTGCTTGGATAATTCTGGGTTTAATTGCTGGTGCCATAGCAAAAGCTATTTATCCCGGTCGTCAAGGTGGTGGAATCGTTGCAACTATGGTATTGGGTATCGTAGGTGCTGTACTTGGCGGAATTTTAGTTACTCTTTTAGAGACGGGTAGATTTCAATTAGCTGCCGCATCTCTCAGCATACCTGGTATAATTGTTGCCGTCATTGGTGCAATTATCGCTATATTTATATGGAATTTAGTAGCTGGACGTACCAGTTATTAG
- a CDS encoding CsbD family protein, whose product MSAEKRIEATAKNIEGKIQEVVGELTGNPQDKAEGQAKQAQAQGIHVVENIKDEIKKALS is encoded by the coding sequence ATGAGTGCCGAAAAAAGAATCGAAGCTACTGCAAAAAATATTGAAGGAAAAATTCAAGAGGTTGTGGGTGAATTAACAGGTAATCCCCAAGATAAAGCTGAAGGACAAGCCAAGCAAGCCCAAGCCCAAGGTATTCACGTTGTAGAAAACATCAAAGATGAAATCAAGAAAGCTTTAAGCTAG
- a CDS encoding TIGR02587 family membrane protein, with translation MATKRQKNVWRSEINDIIRGACGGFLFGIPLLYTMEVWWIGSLAKPQMMMMAIALMFIVVFFLNQTEGFRKRRYNWQARQAAMDTIEAMAIGIACSAFILLLLRELTPETSLKESLGKIIFESVPFTLGVALANQFLGDTRNGNGDGQTYDAANKNESEIDATLADIGATLIGAIVIAFNIAPTDEITMLAAAASPLWELAIIAASLLISYGIVFQAGFSDQRKRRQQKGIFQRPSSETIMSYLVSLLAGAFMLWFFQKLTFSDPWTMWLDHTLMLGLPATIGGAAGRLAI, from the coding sequence GTGGCAACAAAACGTCAGAAAAATGTCTGGAGAAGTGAGATTAATGACATCATTCGGGGTGCTTGCGGAGGTTTTTTATTTGGTATACCTTTGCTGTATACAATGGAGGTTTGGTGGATTGGATCGCTTGCCAAACCACAAATGATGATGATGGCGATCGCACTGATGTTTATTGTAGTTTTCTTCCTCAATCAAACAGAAGGTTTTCGCAAACGCAGATATAACTGGCAAGCTCGTCAAGCTGCAATGGATACCATAGAAGCAATGGCGATCGGCATAGCTTGCTCTGCGTTTATCCTGCTACTATTACGAGAATTAACGCCAGAAACTTCCCTCAAGGAATCTTTAGGTAAAATAATCTTTGAAAGTGTACCTTTCACTCTCGGTGTAGCATTAGCCAACCAGTTTTTGGGAGATACTAGAAACGGCAATGGGGACGGGCAAACATATGATGCAGCTAACAAAAACGAGAGTGAAATAGACGCCACTTTAGCAGATATAGGTGCAACTTTAATTGGTGCGATCGTCATTGCATTTAACATCGCTCCAACAGATGAAATTACCATGTTAGCAGCCGCAGCTTCACCACTTTGGGAATTGGCAATCATCGCCGCATCTTTGCTAATTTCTTATGGCATTGTATTTCAGGCAGGCTTTTCTGACCAGCGAAAGCGAAGACAACAAAAAGGAATTTTCCAACGGCCATCTAGCGAAACGATCATGTCTTACCTAGTGTCACTACTAGCAGGCGCTTTTATGCTGTGGTTTTTTCAAAAGTTGACTTTTAGCGACCCTTGGACAATGTGGTTAGATCACACCTTAATGTTAGGTTTACCTGCAACTATTGGCGGTGCAGCTGGTAGGTTAGCGATATGA
- a CDS encoding TIGR02588 family protein: MTKTEQQPKRSLAEWVTFSIASFILAIIVSLVGYTWLNEKNQPPIISVAKKETIREIDGQFYVAFEVVNTGGDTAESVQIMAELLIDGKVAESGEQQIDFLSSGEREEGAFIFSQNPRQGKLNLRIASYKLP, from the coding sequence ATGACTAAAACAGAACAACAACCAAAGCGTTCCCTTGCTGAGTGGGTGACATTCAGTATCGCCTCGTTTATCTTAGCCATCATTGTGAGTTTGGTGGGCTACACTTGGCTAAACGAAAAAAATCAACCTCCTATTATTTCTGTCGCCAAAAAAGAAACAATTCGGGAAATTGATGGACAATTTTATGTAGCCTTTGAAGTCGTCAACACCGGAGGAGACACAGCCGAGTCAGTTCAAATTATGGCTGAGTTACTAATTGATGGCAAAGTTGCAGAATCAGGAGAACAACAAATTGACTTTTTATCTAGTGGTGAAAGAGAAGAAGGCGCATTTATATTCAGCCAAAACCCCCGCCAAGGTAAGTTAAATCTGCGTATTGCTAGCTATAAATTGCCATAA
- a CDS encoding alpha/beta hydrolase: MTSKNLQFIIPVITRSLLWAGIIAAFVYFAICLFLFISQTRFIFFPSVVIEKTPEFFNLPYEEVWLPVAVKTGKVEHIHGWWIKAKQPNAKVLLYLHGNGINIGANIGHANRFYQLGFSVLLIDYRGYGRSEGSFPNEKRVYEDAATAWNYLVQQQEISPRQIFIYGHSLGGAIAIDLAVKHSQAAGLIVESSFTSVRDLIAYRNMFWMFPVDLILTQQFESIKKLPNLKMPVLFIHGVDDFVVPSFMSQKLYAAAPEPKQLLLIPAAEHNNTALVAGSQYLQWVESFVEQVLTIEKS, encoded by the coding sequence ATGACAAGCAAAAACCTGCAATTTATAATACCAGTAATTACGCGATCGCTCCTCTGGGCTGGGATAATTGCAGCATTTGTCTACTTTGCCATCTGTCTATTTCTTTTTATTAGCCAAACTCGGTTTATTTTCTTTCCCTCTGTTGTGATTGAAAAGACACCAGAGTTTTTTAATCTCCCTTACGAAGAGGTTTGGTTACCTGTAGCTGTTAAAACAGGCAAGGTAGAACACATTCATGGTTGGTGGATAAAAGCTAAACAACCTAATGCCAAGGTGTTGCTATACCTGCATGGTAACGGTATTAATATTGGTGCAAATATAGGTCATGCAAATCGATTTTATCAGTTAGGATTTTCAGTATTGCTAATTGATTATCGGGGTTATGGTCGCAGTGAAGGTTCTTTTCCCAATGAAAAGCGGGTTTATGAGGATGCAGCCACAGCTTGGAATTACTTAGTACAGCAACAAGAGATTTCACCCAGGCAAATTTTTATTTATGGTCATTCATTGGGGGGTGCCATCGCCATCGATTTGGCAGTGAAACACTCACAAGCCGCTGGTTTAATTGTGGAAAGTTCTTTTACTTCTGTCCGTGATTTGATCGCTTATCGAAACATGTTTTGGATGTTTCCTGTGGATTTAATCTTGACACAGCAGTTTGAATCGATTAAAAAATTGCCAAACTTAAAAATGCCCGTTTTATTCATTCATGGCGTTGACGATTTCGTTGTACCTTCTTTCATGAGCCAAAAACTTTATGCTGCTGCTCCCGAACCGAAGCAACTATTGTTAATTCCAGCAGCAGAGCATAATAATACCGCACTAGTTGCCGGTTCACAATATTTGCAATGGGTAGAGTCTTTTGTTGAGCAAGTCTTGACAATCGAGAAATCATAA
- a CDS encoding helix-turn-helix domain-containing protein: MTPLNEAQLEQLKEISTHLRQVRQQKSIRIEEIAAQTMIRLGVLQALEQERFEELPEPIFLQGFIRRYGDALGLDGNALSHMLITNVVRQNSKNAHKNLDKKRNTYIPLVLTYILLLVGASAGLLHTLNPRLTAESVTPEDDNQQSIVSNQ; the protein is encoded by the coding sequence GTGACACCCTTAAATGAAGCTCAACTAGAGCAACTAAAGGAAATCAGCACACACTTGCGACAAGTAAGACAACAAAAATCCATACGCATCGAAGAAATCGCCGCTCAAACAATGATTCGATTGGGCGTTTTGCAAGCATTAGAACAAGAGCGATTTGAAGAATTGCCTGAGCCTATTTTTCTTCAAGGATTCATCCGTCGTTATGGAGATGCCTTAGGGCTAGATGGAAATGCTTTATCACACATGTTGATAACCAATGTTGTCCGCCAAAACTCTAAAAATGCTCATAAGAATTTAGATAAAAAACGAAATACATACATACCTCTTGTTCTGACCTATATTTTATTATTAGTAGGTGCATCTGCTGGTCTTCTTCATACACTTAATCCACGGCTGACAGCTGAATCAGTAACTCCAGAAGATGATAATCAACAGTCGATAGTTAGTAATCAGTGA
- the gatA gene encoding Asp-tRNA(Asn)/Glu-tRNA(Gln) amidotransferase subunit GatA produces MVSIRELHEQLVKKERSAVEITQEALERIQALEPKLHSFLCVTAERALEQAGTVDAKIAAGEEIGLLAGIPVGIKDNMCTKGIPTTCGSRILENFVPPYESTVTQKLADAGAVMVGKTNLDEFAMGSSTENSAYQVTANPWDLSRVPGGSSGGSAAAVAAEECVVALGSDTGGSIRQPASFCGVVGMKPTYGLVSRYGLVAYASSLDQIGPFANTVEDAAILLNAIAGYDRQDSTSLKVPIPNYAASLKPDFKPRGLLRVGIIKETFGEGLDSVVEEAVTKAVDQLQSLGAEIHIVSCPRFRYGLPTYYIIAPSEASANLARYDGVKYGYRAADADNLLSMYTRTRATGFGTEVKRRIMIGTYALSAGYYDAYYLKAQKVRTLIKQDFEKAFGVVDVLVCPTSPTTAFKAGEKTTDPLSMYLNDLMTIPVNLAGLPSLSVPCGFDEQGLPIGLQLIGNVLREDQLFQVAYAYEQSTTWHLRKPQIS; encoded by the coding sequence ATGGTATCCATCCGCGAGTTGCACGAACAGCTAGTAAAAAAAGAACGTTCTGCTGTTGAAATTACCCAAGAAGCTTTAGAGCGCATTCAAGCCTTAGAGCCGAAATTGCACAGCTTTTTATGTGTGACAGCAGAACGGGCATTAGAGCAGGCGGGTACTGTGGATGCCAAAATCGCTGCGGGAGAAGAAATTGGACTGCTAGCAGGTATTCCTGTGGGAATCAAGGACAATATGTGTACCAAGGGGATTCCTACTACCTGCGGCTCCCGCATTTTGGAAAATTTTGTGCCGCCCTATGAATCAACAGTGACACAAAAACTGGCAGATGCTGGGGCGGTAATGGTGGGTAAAACCAACTTAGATGAGTTTGCGATGGGTAGTTCCACAGAGAACTCTGCCTACCAAGTCACGGCTAACCCTTGGGATTTGTCACGAGTTCCAGGTGGTTCTTCGGGAGGTTCGGCTGCTGCGGTAGCAGCCGAAGAATGTGTGGTTGCTCTCGGTTCTGATACTGGCGGTTCAATTCGCCAACCAGCGTCTTTCTGCGGTGTTGTGGGGATGAAACCAACTTATGGTTTGGTTTCGCGTTATGGTTTGGTGGCTTATGCTTCGTCTTTAGATCAAATTGGGCCATTTGCAAACACAGTAGAAGATGCTGCAATATTATTGAATGCGATCGCAGGTTACGATCGCCAAGACTCCACTAGCCTCAAAGTTCCCATTCCCAACTACGCTGCTAGCTTAAAACCAGATTTCAAACCCAGAGGTCTGTTAAGAGTTGGTATCATTAAAGAAACTTTTGGCGAAGGTCTAGATTCTGTAGTGGAAGAAGCTGTTACCAAAGCAGTGGATCAACTACAAAGTTTGGGAGCAGAAATTCACATAGTTTCCTGTCCCCGCTTTCGTTATGGCTTACCTACTTACTACATTATCGCCCCATCAGAAGCGTCAGCAAACCTAGCTCGTTACGATGGCGTTAAATACGGTTACCGCGCTGCTGATGCCGATAATCTCCTATCGATGTACACTCGTACCCGTGCCACTGGTTTTGGTACAGAAGTCAAACGCCGGATTATGATTGGCACTTACGCGCTTTCAGCTGGCTATTATGACGCCTACTACTTGAAAGCTCAAAAAGTCCGCACCCTGATTAAGCAAGACTTTGAAAAAGCTTTTGGCGTGGTTGATGTGTTAGTCTGTCCCACATCTCCCACTACAGCATTCAAAGCAGGGGAAAAAACTACTGACCCCTTAAGTATGTATTTAAATGACTTAATGACTATTCCCGTAAATCTTGCTGGTTTACCTAGTTTAAGTGTGCCATGTGGTTTTGACGAACAAGGACTACCCATAGGATTACAGCTCATTGGTAATGTGCTACGGGAAGACCAACTTTTTCAGGTAGCTTATGCTTATGAGCAATCCACTACTTGGCATCTGCGTAAACCGCAAATATCTTGA
- a CDS encoding helix-hairpin-helix domain-containing protein encodes MVKIVTRKYLGRQNVYDIGVERDHNFAIKNGLIASNCFNKSHSTAYGYVTYQTAYLKANYPLEYMAALLTANSGDTDKVQKYITNCTNMGIPIDPPDINRSGVDFTPAAGKILFGFSAVRNVGQNAIASILSARNETGEFKSLADFCDRVDLRAVNRRTLESLIYCGAFDKIEHNRQQLINDLELVYDWAQSRAKDRASGQGNLFDLLGDGFSQAQNKRASNAFETAPKAKPVGDFTPQEKLQKEKELLGFYVSDHPLKSLRQIAPLLTPINLSQLGEQKEDTRLCAVVMLNNVKKVVTKKGDQMAILQIEDLTTQLEAVVFPKTYERISSVLQVDTRLIIWGKVDRRDDQTQFILEDAEPVETVQMVMVELNPQQAVNIEELHRLKTILQEHSPDKEKAKMPVIGIIQTENSRKLVRLGWQFCVQDSRITVQALQNASFTAHMKSLTGS; translated from the coding sequence ATGGTAAAAATAGTGACACGCAAATATTTAGGCAGACAAAATGTCTATGATATTGGGGTTGAGCGTGACCATAATTTTGCGATCAAAAATGGTTTAATAGCTTCCAATTGTTTCAATAAATCCCATTCAACTGCATACGGTTATGTAACTTATCAAACAGCATATTTAAAAGCCAATTATCCATTGGAATATATGGCGGCACTGTTGACGGCTAACAGTGGTGATACAGATAAGGTACAGAAATATATTACTAACTGTACGAATATGGGTATTCCCATAGATCCGCCAGATATTAATCGTTCTGGTGTTGATTTTACGCCGGCGGCAGGAAAGATTTTGTTTGGATTTTCGGCGGTGCGTAACGTGGGACAAAATGCGATCGCCTCTATTTTGTCAGCCAGAAATGAGACAGGAGAGTTTAAATCTCTAGCTGATTTTTGCGATCGCGTGGATTTACGTGCAGTTAACCGCCGAACTCTGGAGTCGCTCATTTACTGTGGAGCTTTTGATAAAATTGAACACAACCGTCAACAGTTAATCAATGACTTAGAATTAGTATATGATTGGGCACAATCTCGCGCTAAAGACAGAGCCAGCGGTCAAGGAAATCTCTTTGATTTATTAGGCGATGGATTTTCTCAGGCTCAAAATAAAAGAGCAAGTAATGCCTTTGAAACTGCTCCTAAAGCTAAACCTGTGGGGGACTTTACTCCACAGGAAAAGTTGCAGAAGGAGAAAGAATTATTAGGTTTTTATGTATCAGATCATCCACTGAAATCTTTACGGCAAATAGCACCACTATTGACTCCGATTAATCTTTCACAGCTTGGAGAACAAAAAGAAGATACAAGACTTTGTGCAGTTGTCATGTTGAATAATGTCAAAAAAGTTGTTACTAAAAAAGGTGACCAAATGGCAATTCTGCAAATAGAAGACTTAACTACACAATTAGAAGCTGTAGTCTTTCCCAAAACCTATGAACGCATTAGTTCCGTACTCCAAGTTGATACCAGATTGATTATTTGGGGAAAAGTAGATCGACGTGATGACCAAACTCAATTTATCCTTGAAGATGCAGAACCTGTGGAAACAGTACAAATGGTAATGGTGGAGTTAAATCCCCAGCAAGCAGTTAATATTGAAGAATTACATCGCTTAAAAACAATTTTGCAAGAACACTCACCAGACAAAGAAAAGGCAAAAATGCCAGTAATTGGAATTATACAAACTGAAAATTCGCGTAAACTTGTTCGTTTGGGTTGGCAATTTTGCGTACAAGATTCTAGAATAACTGTTCAAGCTTTGCAAAACGCCAGTTTTACTGCTCATATGAAATCGCTGACTGGTAGCTGA
- a CDS encoding pentapeptide repeat-containing protein — translation MDAEELKRRYAGGERYFPAVNLSRDKLIGAYLPGINLWGSDLTGANLAKAKLWGADLSRTNLARANLTRANLSGVKLNEANLRGAKLKYAKLYGANLTGAYYDESTRFSKGFDPISQNMRKV, via the coding sequence ATGGATGCTGAAGAATTGAAAAGGCGTTATGCCGGAGGGGAAAGATATTTTCCAGCTGTCAACTTGAGTAGGGACAAGTTGATTGGAGCCTACTTACCTGGAATTAATTTATGGGGATCTGACTTGACTGGAGCTAATTTAGCTAAAGCCAAACTCTGGGGAGCTGATTTGAGTAGAACTAACTTAGCCAGAGCGAATTTGACTAGAGCAAATTTGAGCGGTGTCAAACTCAATGAAGCGAATCTCCGGGGAGCTAAACTCAAATATGCCAAGTTGTATGGAGCAAATCTGACTGGTGCTTACTATGATGAAAGCACCCGTTTTTCTAAAGGTTTTGACCCCATCAGCCAAAATATGCGGAAGGTCTAA